Proteins encoded together in one Marispirochaeta sp. window:
- a CDS encoding BrnA antitoxin family protein, which translates to MKQLEDNFEMKPEYDFSKGIRGRFYSPHKKSTTIRLDDDIILYFKKLSGEQKIGYQTLMNSALREYIHNHSE; encoded by the coding sequence ATGAAACAATTGGAAGATAATTTTGAAATGAAACCTGAATATGATTTCTCAAAGGGAATAAGAGGTCGATTTTATTCACCGCATAAGAAATCAACCACTATACGTTTGGATGATGATATTATCTTGTATTTTAAGAAATTGTCGGGTGAACAAAAAATCGGCTATCAGACCTTAATGAATTCTGCTTTACGGGAGTATATTCATAATCACAGCGAATGA
- a CDS encoding restriction endonuclease has protein sequence MIPDFQTIMLPLLKTFQDGEEKTSKELREKMVSYFNISIDEQKEKIPSGKQPLYYNRVAWAIAYLKMADLISSPLRAVYKITEEGKKVLENPPEKITINFLKQFDSFSKNRNPEKDTELDDNNQIVEKTPDELIEIGYKQVKNELSLQILNQIKDCSPYFFEKLVLDLLIKMGYGGSEMANGEVTPKGSDEGIDGIIKEDKLGLDKIYIQAKKWENCVGRPEIQKFVGALQGKRAKKGIFITMSTFSKEALEYAENLDVAVILIDGKKLANYMIENELGVSLKQNYKIYNVDTDYFIEE, from the coding sequence ATGATACCAGATTTTCAAACAATAATGCTTCCTCTCTTGAAAACATTTCAAGATGGAGAAGAGAAAACATCAAAAGAATTGCGCGAGAAGATGGTTTCTTATTTCAACATATCAATAGATGAACAAAAGGAAAAAATCCCATCTGGTAAACAGCCGCTATATTATAATCGAGTGGCCTGGGCAATTGCATATCTTAAAATGGCAGATTTGATTTCATCCCCATTACGCGCAGTATATAAAATAACAGAAGAAGGGAAAAAAGTATTAGAAAATCCACCAGAAAAGATAACCATCAATTTTCTCAAGCAGTTTGATAGTTTTTCAAAGAATCGTAATCCGGAAAAAGATACAGAATTAGATGATAACAATCAAATTGTTGAGAAAACTCCTGATGAATTAATTGAAATTGGATACAAGCAAGTAAAAAATGAATTGTCATTGCAAATATTGAATCAGATTAAAGATTGCTCTCCATATTTCTTTGAAAAACTTGTCCTCGATCTGCTAATAAAAATGGGATACGGTGGATCTGAAATGGCAAATGGTGAAGTTACACCAAAAGGATCTGACGAAGGTATAGATGGAATAATCAAGGAAGATAAACTCGGGTTAGATAAGATATATATTCAGGCAAAAAAATGGGAAAACTGTGTCGGTAGACCAGAAATACAAAAATTTGTAGGAGCTTTACAGGGGAAACGTGCCAAAAAAGGTATTTTTATTACAATGTCAACATTCTCTAAAGAAGCTCTAGAATATGCAGAAAATCTTGATGTAGCAGTTATTCTTATAGATGGAAAAAAATTGGCAAACTATATGATAGAAAATGAACTAGGTGTATCCTTAAAGCAAAACTATAAAATATACAATGTTGATACAGATTATTTTATTGAGGAATAG
- a CDS encoding isoprenylcysteine carboxylmethyltransferase family protein: MVSKTFGQNSFSTASRKYFVRAIITYLLMPLILLIIGWDPGWWQGWIYSALIVAAGIIPRLWAEKRHPGLMEERGKLGKVQNVKPWDKVLSVLMAISVSFPLYIVAGLDHRFGWSPPFPIWFNILGLILIGLGYTIGGWAFAENRFFSSVVRIQSDRGHIVCDSGPYRFVRHPGYAGNILPLFGMMLAFSSFWIIIPVIAALIIMVIRTALEDKTLQKELPGYKDYAQRVRYRLIPGIF; encoded by the coding sequence ATGGTATCGAAGACATTTGGTCAAAATTCGTTTAGTACAGCAAGCCGCAAATATTTTGTTAGAGCAATAATAACGTATCTCCTAATGCCGCTGATCCTACTGATTATCGGCTGGGACCCCGGTTGGTGGCAGGGGTGGATTTATTCAGCGCTGATAGTTGCAGCGGGTATCATTCCGCGTTTGTGGGCAGAAAAAAGGCATCCAGGATTAATGGAGGAAAGGGGTAAATTGGGAAAAGTCCAGAATGTGAAACCGTGGGATAAGGTACTTTCTGTATTAATGGCAATCAGTGTATCTTTCCCTCTATATATTGTGGCGGGACTGGATCACCGCTTTGGATGGTCGCCTCCATTTCCTATATGGTTCAACATCCTGGGCCTCATCCTGATTGGGCTTGGATATACCATCGGTGGATGGGCTTTTGCAGAGAACCGCTTTTTCTCAAGCGTGGTTCGTATTCAATCTGATCGGGGGCATATAGTATGTGATAGCGGGCCGTACCGGTTTGTAAGACATCCTGGCTATGCCGGAAATATTCTACCACTGTTTGGCATGATGCTGGCATTCAGTTCTTTCTGGATTATTATTCCGGTAATAGCTGCGCTGATCATTATGGTGATAAGGACTGCGCTGGAAGATAAAACATTACAGAAGGAATTGCCGGGGTATAAGGATTATGCGCAGCGTGTGCGTTACCGGTTGATTCCAGGTATCTTCTAA
- a CDS encoding BrnT family toxin: MRFEWDNKKNQENIKKHDVSFDKAKEVFDDPLHIAILDERFSYFEERWITLGKTIKHKLLVVANLYFDDNGEEVIRIISAREATKYEQRQYETIGR; the protein is encoded by the coding sequence ATGCGATTTGAATGGGACAATAAAAAAAATCAGGAAAACATTAAAAAGCATGATGTCTCATTTGATAAAGCTAAAGAAGTTTTTGATGATCCATTGCATATAGCTATTCTTGATGAGAGATTTAGTTACTTTGAAGAGAGATGGATAACATTAGGCAAAACAATAAAGCATAAGCTTCTGGTAGTTGCGAATTTGTATTTTGATGATAATGGAGAAGAAGTTATTCGCATAATTAGTGCCAGGGAGGCAACGAAATATGAGCAAAGACAATATGAAACAATTGGAAGATAA
- a CDS encoding IS5 family transposase (programmed frameshift) translates to MEITPEQFAIIEDLLPVQRGNVKLLNLDVLNAVLHIAEHGCKWRGLPERFGNWHSVYMRANRWAKQGVLEKVFLALQEAEIINIRVDHVSLDSTAVKVHPDGTGAFKKNGPQSIGKSRAGWTTKIHMVAAGAQTAVTFSLSPGQAGDAPEGRKLLNTLKDKRWKGTKVLMDRAYEGDETRQLVLDLEMAPVVPPKRNRRNPWEYDKELYKKRNEVERLFRRLKGFRRIFSRFEKLDVMFVFFIHFALIVDTLFSVNRP, encoded by the exons ATGGAAATTACCCCAGAACAGTTTGCCATAATAGAAGACTTATTACCGGTTCAACGAGGAAACGTGAAACTTTTAAATCTTGATGTCCTTAATGCGGTCCTGCATATTGCTGAACATGGTTGTAAGTGGCGAGGACTCCCTGAGAGATTCGGGAATTGGCATAGTGTCTATATGAGAGCCAATCGCTGGGCTAAGCAAGGTGTACTCGAGAAGGTTTTTCTCGCCCTTCAAGAGGCAGAAATTATCAATATTCGGGTTGATCATGTCTCTTTGGATAGTACGGCTGTCAAGGTCCATCCCGATGGAACGGGCGCTT TTAAAAAAAACGGTCCTCAATCTATCGGAAAGTCGAGGGCCGGATGGACAACCAAGATTCACATGGTGGCGGCCGGGGCTCAAACAGCCGTAACTTTCTCGTTATCTCCCGGTCAGGCCGGAGATGCCCCCGAAGGCCGAAAGCTCTTAAACACCTTGAAAGATAAGAGATGGAAAGGCACCAAGGTTCTCATGGACAGGGCCTATGAAGGCGATGAGACCAGGCAACTGGTTCTTGACCTTGAGATGGCACCAGTGGTGCCTCCCAAACGAAATAGGCGTAATCCCTGGGAATATGACAAGGAACTGTATAAAAAACGTAATGAAGTAGAGCGACTATTCCGTCGTCTTAAGGGCTTTCGGCGCATTTTTTCCCGATTTGAGAAATTAGATGTGATGTTTGTGTTTTTTATCCACTTCGCTTTAATTGTTGATACCCTTTTTAGTGTGAACAGGCCATAG